From a region of the Lactuca sativa cultivar Salinas chromosome 4, Lsat_Salinas_v11, whole genome shotgun sequence genome:
- the LOC128133213 gene encoding NAD(P)H-quinone oxidoreductase chain 4, chloroplastic, with amino-acid sequence MLELLLTTYAFCYHFQLDDPLIQLVEDYKWINFFDFRWKLGIDGLSIGPVLLTGFITTLATLAAWPVTRDSRLFHFLMLAMYSGQIGSFSSRDLLLFFIMWELELIPVYLLLSMWGGKKRLYSATKFILYTAGGSIFLLMGVLGVGLSGSNEPTLNFETSVNQSYPVALEIIFYIGFFIAFAVKLPILPLHTWLPDTHGEAHYSTCMLLAGILLKMGAYGLIRINMELLPHAHSIFSPWLMIVGTIQIIYAASTSPGQRNLKKRIAYSSVSHMGFILIGIASITDTGLNGAILQIISHGFIGAALFFLAGTSYDRIRLVYLDQMGGVAIPMPKIFTMFSSFSMASLALPGMSGFVAEVIVFLGIITSQKYLLMPKIAITFVMAIGMILTPIYSLPMLR; translated from the coding sequence ATGTTAGAACTTCTTCTAACAACCTATGCATTCTGTTATCATTTTCAATTGGACGATCCATTAATCCAACTAGTAGAGGATTATAAATGGATCAATTTTTTTGATTTCCGTTGGAAATTAGGAATAGATGGACTGTCTATAGGACCCGTTTTATTAACAGGATTTATCACTACTTTAGCTACTTTAGCAGCCTGGCCTGTTACTCGGGATTCTCGATTATTCCATTTCTTGATGTTAGCAATGTACAGTGGTCAAATAGGATCATTTTCTTCTCGGGACCTTTTACTTTTTTTCATCATGTGGGAATTAGAATTAATTCCGGTTTATCTACTTCTATCCATGTGGGGAGGAAAGAAACGTCTCTACTCAgccacaaaatttattttatacacGGCGGGAGGTTCCATTTTTCTCTTAATGGGAGTTCTGGGTGTCGGTTTATCTGGTTCTAATGAACCAACATTAAATTTTGAAACATCAGTGAATCAATCGTATCCTGTGGCTTTGGAAATAATATTCTATATTGGATTTTTTATTGCTTTTGCTGTCAAATTACCGATTCTACCCCTACATACATGGTTACCAGATACCCACGGAGAGGCACATTACAGTACTTGTATGCTTCTAGCCGGAATTTTATTAAAAATGGGAGCGTATGGATTGATTCGGATTAATATGGAATTATTACCACACGCTCATTCTATATTTTCTCCTTGGTTGATGATAGTAGGTACAATACAAATAATCTATGCAGCTTCAACATCTCCCGGCCAACgcaatttaaaaaaaagaatagCCTATTCCTCCGTATCTCATATGGGTTTCATACTTATAGGAATTGCTTCTATAACCGATACGGGACTCAATGGAGCTATTTTACAAATAATCTCTCATGGGTTTATTGGTGCTGCACTTTTTTTCTTGGCAGGAACGAGTTATGATAGAATACGTCTTGTTTATCTCGACCAAATGGGCGGAGTAGCTATCCCCATGCCAAAAATATTTACGATGTTCAGTAGTTTTTCCATGGCTTCGCTTGCATTACCGGGTATGAGTGGTTTTGTTGCAGAAGTTATAGTCTTTTTAGGAATAATTACCAGCCAAAAATATCTTTTAATGCCTAAAATTGCCATCACTTTTGTAATGGCAATTGGAATGATATTAACTCCTATTTATTCATTACCTATGTTACGCTAG
- the LOC128133214 gene encoding photosystem II CP43 reaction center protein-like produces the protein MTTILGIHLILLGIGAFLLVFKALYFGGVYDTWAPGGGDVRKITNLTLSPSIIFGYLLKSPFGGEGWIVSVDDLEDIIGGHVWLGSICILGGIWHILTKPFAWARRALVWSGEAYLSYSLAAISVFGFIACCFVWFNNTAYPSEFYGPTGPEASQAQAFTFLVRDQRLGANVGSAQGPTGLGKYLMRSPTGEVIFGGETMRFWDLRAPWLEPLRGPNGLDLSRLKKDIQPWQERRSAEYMTHAPLGSLNFVGGVATEINAVNYVSPRSWLATSHFVLGFFFLVGHLWHAGRARAAAAGFEKGIDRDFEPVLSMTPLN, from the coding sequence ATGACCACAATTTTAGGTATTCACTTAATCTTGTTAGGTATAGGTGCTTTTCTTCTAGTATTCAAGGCTCTTTATTTTGGGGGCGTATATGATACTTGGGCTCCGGGAGGAGGAGATGTAAGAAAAATAACCAACTTGACGCTTAGCCCAAGTATCATATTTGGTTATTTACTAAAATCGCCCTTTGGGGGAGAAGGATGGATTGTTAGTGTAGACGATTTGGAAGATATAATCGGAGGCCATGTATGGTTAGGTTCCATTTGTATACTTGGTGGAATTTGGCATATCTTAACCAAACCCTTCGCATGGGCTCGACGAGCACTTGTATGGTCTGGAGAGGCTTACTTATCTTATAGTTTAGCGGCTATATCTGTCTTTGGTTTCATTGCTTGTTGTTTTGTCTGGTTCAATAATACCGCTTATCCTAGTGAGTTTTACGGACCCACTGGACCAGAAGCTTCTCAAGCTCAAGCATTTACTTTTCTAGTTAGAGACCAACGTCTTGGAGCTAACGTTGGATCTGCTCAAGGTCCTACCGGTTTAGGTAAATATTTAATGCGTTCCCCGACTGGAGAAGTCATTTTTGGAGGAGAAACTATGCGTTTTTGGGATCTGCGTGCTCCTTGGTTAGAACCCCTAAGGGGTCCAAATGGGTTGGACTTAAGTCGGCTGAAAAAAGACATACAACCTTGGCAAGAACGTCGTTCCGCAGAATATATGACCCATGCTCCTTTAGGTTCTTTAAATTTCGTGGGTGGCGTAGCTACCGAGATCAATGCAGTCAATTATGTCTCTCCTAGAAGTTGGTTAGCTACTTCTCATTTTGTTCTAGGATTCTTCTTCCTCGTAGGGCATTTGTGGCACGCAGGAAGAGCTCGTGCAGCTGCAGCAGGATTTGAAAAAGGAATTGATCGTGATTTTGAACCTGTTCTTTCCATGACCCCTCTTAATTGA